Proteins from one Candidatus Binatia bacterium genomic window:
- a CDS encoding biotin--[acetyl-CoA-carboxylase] ligase, whose protein sequence is MSSGGDHPIEVGPLRERLLGDGRLVEWEHHDTIGSTNQRAATRGREGLAGPALFTAEHQSAGRGRQGRVWESPAHRNFYGSFMLQPKVEQAHLAPITLVTALAVADAITSAGFPDAAIKWPNDILLGGRKVAGILTELDTAANGEIFVVVGIGVNLNLQEGDFPPELRSKAGSLASHGGHPVDRAAFVEALAQAFLDRVDRFEKLGFAALRPEYEKRHVLQGREVRVDGGEGCEGRVLGVDDAGALLLATAQGPRAIHAGEVSLSGAYDSLASEDS, encoded by the coding sequence TTGAGCTCTGGGGGCGACCATCCGATCGAAGTTGGACCGCTCCGCGAACGACTGCTGGGCGACGGGCGGCTTGTCGAGTGGGAGCACCACGACACGATCGGTTCGACCAACCAGCGTGCCGCCACGCGCGGACGTGAAGGGCTCGCCGGGCCTGCCTTGTTCACGGCAGAGCATCAGAGCGCCGGTCGAGGACGCCAGGGCCGGGTCTGGGAGTCTCCCGCCCATCGCAATTTTTATGGATCCTTCATGCTGCAACCCAAGGTGGAGCAGGCCCACTTGGCACCGATCACGCTGGTCACGGCCCTCGCTGTCGCCGATGCAATCACCAGCGCCGGGTTTCCCGATGCGGCCATCAAGTGGCCGAATGATATTCTGCTCGGAGGGCGCAAGGTCGCCGGGATCCTGACGGAATTGGATACGGCGGCCAACGGGGAAATTTTCGTCGTCGTCGGCATCGGAGTGAATTTGAATCTGCAGGAGGGAGATTTTCCTCCCGAGCTTCGCTCCAAGGCAGGCAGCCTTGCCTCGCATGGCGGCCATCCGGTGGATCGCGCGGCATTCGTCGAAGCTTTGGCTCAGGCATTTCTCGACCGCGTCGATCGATTCGAAAAGCTCGGGTTTGCGGCACTGCGGCCCGAGTACGAAAAACGGCACGTGCTGCAGGGGCGCGAGGTGCGTGTGGACGGCGGGGAGGGCTGTGAGGGGCGCGTCCTCGGAGTCGATGACGCAGGTGCGCTCCTGTTGGCGACAGCGCAAGGGCCGCGCGCCATCCACGCGGGCGAGGTCAGTCTGTCGGGGGCCTATGATTCCCTCGCGAGCGAGGACTCGTAG
- the mdh gene encoding malate dehydrogenase, protein MARKKISLIGAGNIGATMGHLCALRQLADVVLYDVVEGMPQGKALDITESGPIDGFDVSVTGSNDIKDIAGSDVCIVTSGLARKPGMSRDDLLGINAKIITEVATGIAENAPGALVIVITNPLDAMVTLMKKVTGFPKERVVGMAGVLDSARYRTFLAMELGVSVQSVQAMVLGGHGDDMVPVRSATTCGGVPVADLIPADRLEAIEERTRKAGGEIVGLLKTGSAFYSPAAAAIRMAESFLGDKKEILPCAAYLEGEYGLDGIYMGVPVQIGAGGVEKVIEVALNEAETEEVKVSASHVSDLVDALAKVLAE, encoded by the coding sequence ATGGCACGTAAAAAAATCTCGCTGATCGGCGCCGGTAATATCGGTGCAACCATGGGACACCTCTGCGCACTCCGGCAGTTGGCTGACGTTGTTTTATACGACGTGGTCGAGGGAATGCCGCAGGGCAAGGCGCTCGATATTACCGAGTCCGGACCAATTGACGGGTTCGACGTCTCGGTGACGGGATCGAACGATATCAAGGATATCGCCGGCTCCGATGTGTGTATCGTGACCTCGGGTCTCGCCCGCAAGCCCGGCATGAGCCGCGATGATCTGCTCGGTATCAATGCCAAGATCATCACGGAGGTCGCGACCGGGATCGCAGAAAACGCCCCGGGCGCTTTGGTGATCGTTATCACGAACCCTCTGGATGCAATGGTGACCCTGATGAAAAAGGTCACCGGCTTTCCCAAGGAGCGGGTCGTCGGCATGGCGGGCGTTCTGGATTCTGCGCGTTACCGGACGTTTCTTGCGATGGAGTTGGGCGTTTCCGTCCAGAGCGTGCAGGCGATGGTCCTCGGTGGCCACGGCGACGATATGGTTCCCGTGCGATCCGCCACGACCTGTGGCGGTGTACCTGTTGCCGATCTGATCCCGGCCGATCGCCTCGAGGCGATCGAGGAACGGACGCGCAAGGCGGGTGGGGAAATCGTGGGGCTTCTGAAAACCGGCTCGGCTTTCTACTCACCTGCAGCTGCGGCCATTCGCATGGCGGAGTCCTTCCTTGGAGACAAGAAGGAGATTCTTCCCTGTGCCGCCTATCTCGAAGGCGAGTATGGCCTTGACGGAATCTACATGGGCGTGCCCGTCCAGATTGGCGCCGGAGGTGTCGAGAAGGTGATCGAAGTCGCTTTGAACGAAGCCGAGACCGAAGAGGTCAAGGTTTCCGCGAGCCATGTGTCCGATCTGGTGGACGCCCTCGCGAAAGTTCTCGCCGAGTAA
- the sucC gene encoding ADP-forming succinate--CoA ligase subunit beta has translation MNIHEFQAKEILRKYGVATLEGHATDSAEGAAKAVEDLGGDGPWVVKAQIHAGGRGKAGGVKLVNSAAEAKEYAASLLGSTLVTHQTGPEGRVVNRIFVEQGCKIARELYLGLTLDRASSLLTVIASSEGGMEIEEVAANTPEKILREPIVPEVGFQAYQARKLGQALELPTATWGKLAKFLKGLYEAVLATDAALVEINPLVLTEDGDLLALDAKMGFDDNALFRHPDVRDMRDPNEEDPREQEAQKYDLAYIALDGNIGCMVNGAGLAMSTMDTIQYAGGSPANFLDVGGGADAEKVAAAFKIILTDDAVKAVFINIFGGIMKCDVLAEGVVAAAKELGLTVPLVVRMEGTNVDQGKKILADSGLNIISAVDMLDGARKAVAAAA, from the coding sequence ATGAATATCCATGAGTTTCAGGCAAAGGAGATCCTCCGGAAATACGGAGTCGCAACCCTTGAGGGACATGCGACCGATTCCGCCGAGGGTGCAGCGAAAGCGGTTGAAGACCTTGGGGGCGATGGCCCCTGGGTGGTAAAGGCCCAGATTCACGCTGGAGGCCGCGGCAAGGCTGGTGGCGTGAAGTTGGTGAACAGTGCCGCCGAAGCCAAGGAATACGCCGCTTCCCTGCTGGGTAGCACTTTGGTCACCCATCAGACGGGTCCCGAAGGCCGCGTGGTGAACCGGATTTTCGTGGAGCAAGGCTGCAAGATCGCTCGCGAGCTCTACCTCGGTCTGACACTGGACCGTGCCTCGAGCCTTTTGACCGTCATCGCTTCAAGCGAAGGCGGGATGGAGATCGAAGAGGTTGCCGCCAATACACCAGAGAAAATCCTTCGGGAACCAATCGTCCCGGAAGTCGGCTTTCAGGCCTATCAGGCTCGTAAATTGGGTCAGGCACTCGAACTGCCGACGGCGACCTGGGGCAAGCTGGCCAAGTTCCTCAAAGGGCTGTACGAAGCTGTGCTCGCAACCGATGCCGCTCTGGTCGAAATCAACCCTCTGGTCCTGACCGAAGATGGCGATCTGCTCGCCCTCGACGCGAAGATGGGCTTCGACGATAATGCGCTATTCCGGCACCCGGACGTGCGCGATATGCGAGATCCGAACGAGGAAGACCCGCGCGAGCAGGAAGCGCAGAAATATGACCTCGCGTATATCGCACTCGACGGAAACATCGGTTGTATGGTCAACGGCGCCGGTCTCGCCATGTCGACGATGGATACCATCCAGTACGCGGGCGGATCGCCGGCGAACTTCCTGGATGTCGGGGGCGGCGCGGATGCCGAGAAGGTCGCTGCGGCCTTCAAGATCATTCTCACCGATGACGCCGTCAAGGCAGTCTTCATCAATATCTTTGGCGGCATCATGAAATGCGATGTCCTGGCAGAGGGCGTCGTGGCGGCTGCCAAGGAGTTGGGGCTCACGGTCCCGCTGGTGGTGCGCATGGAAGGCACCAACGTCGATCAAGGAAAGAAAATTCTGGCAGACTCCGGATTGAACATCATTTCGGCAGTCGACATGCTCGATGGCGCTCGCAAGGCCGTCGCGGCAGCAGCCTGA
- a CDS encoding valine--tRNA ligase → MSTELAKAYEPKEVEERWAKAWIEQKIFAADPEADGDPYSIVIPPPNITGQLHLGHALNNTLQDLLIRFHKMDGRNTIWVPGTDHASIATQNVVERKLAEKGLDRHQVGREAFLEKTFEWKDEVGPYIVSQLQRLGASCDWTRERFTMDEGLSKSVREVFVRLHADGLIYRGRRLINWCCRCGTALSDIEVEHRDQQGSLWHLQYPLSDGSGALVVATTRPETMLGDTAVAVHPEDERYASFIGKTIDLPLVGRKIPVIADPEVDREFGTGAVKITPAHDFNDFEMGQRHDLETIAVIDEHGRMNAEAGDFAGQDRAECRKTVVAALDAAGRLVEVEDYANSVGACYRCSEVVEPLLSTQWFVATAELAAPAIEAVRDGRTRFYPEHWSKTYFAWLENIRDWCISRQLWWGHRIPAWYCDACEVEPIVALEAPKACPSCGGSLRQDEDVLDTWFSSGLWPFSTMGWPEQTPELEKYYPTSVLVTGFDILFFWVARMMMFGLRFTGEVPFKDVYVHGLVRDEYGAKMSKSKGNVRDPLELLGTYGTDALRFTLAAQSAMGRDIRLSEDRIEGNRAFANKIWNAARFVHMNLDDYDPHADAGEDDVAGKWIRARLSHAIAEVREAVGLYRFNDVSTAIYRFFWNEYCDWYLELAKPALQGDDPARRAATQRTLVDVLDAALRLLHPVMPFVTEELWRSLPRTDALPTSMVFAPMPRAEDFPRDAAAEAAGERLVAVVRAIRSIRSEMNVPPSTRIPLLVGGDPEAVDATRALASEISSLARLASTEWLSGAERPRGAAVAAAGGVELFVPLAGLIDVEAERGRLEKTRAKVEKDVARIEKKLGNESFIERAPAEVVAKERGKLDDLHGELGLLQSGLDRLSEVEG, encoded by the coding sequence ATGTCCACGGAACTTGCGAAGGCCTACGAACCCAAAGAAGTTGAGGAACGCTGGGCCAAGGCCTGGATTGAGCAGAAGATCTTCGCTGCCGACCCGGAAGCCGACGGTGATCCGTATTCGATCGTGATTCCGCCGCCGAATATCACCGGTCAACTGCATCTCGGACACGCGCTGAACAACACACTGCAGGACCTGCTCATACGCTTCCACAAAATGGACGGTCGGAATACGATCTGGGTGCCGGGTACCGATCATGCCTCGATCGCCACGCAGAACGTAGTCGAACGAAAGCTTGCCGAAAAGGGTCTCGACCGTCACCAGGTGGGTCGCGAGGCGTTTCTCGAAAAAACGTTTGAGTGGAAAGATGAAGTCGGCCCCTACATCGTATCCCAATTGCAGCGGCTCGGAGCCTCATGCGACTGGACTCGGGAACGGTTCACGATGGACGAGGGGCTGTCCAAATCCGTTCGAGAGGTTTTCGTTCGGCTCCATGCCGATGGTTTGATCTATCGCGGGCGACGCCTGATCAACTGGTGCTGTCGATGCGGCACGGCGCTTTCTGATATCGAGGTCGAACACCGCGATCAGCAGGGTAGCCTCTGGCATCTTCAATATCCGCTTTCCGACGGGTCGGGTGCGTTAGTGGTCGCGACGACGCGTCCGGAGACAATGCTCGGAGATACGGCGGTCGCCGTTCATCCCGAGGATGAGCGTTACGCGAGCTTCATCGGCAAGACCATCGACCTGCCGCTCGTTGGGCGGAAAATACCCGTGATCGCGGACCCGGAAGTAGACCGTGAGTTCGGCACGGGCGCCGTGAAAATTACGCCGGCGCACGATTTCAATGACTTCGAGATGGGGCAGCGTCACGACCTCGAGACCATTGCCGTGATCGATGAACACGGTCGGATGAATGCAGAGGCTGGTGATTTCGCGGGTCAGGATCGAGCCGAGTGCCGGAAGACGGTCGTGGCTGCACTAGACGCGGCGGGCCGTCTGGTCGAGGTTGAGGACTACGCGAATTCGGTCGGTGCCTGCTACCGATGCAGCGAGGTCGTTGAACCCCTTCTGTCCACGCAATGGTTTGTGGCGACCGCCGAGCTGGCGGCACCCGCGATCGAAGCCGTTCGAGACGGGCGGACACGTTTCTACCCCGAGCATTGGTCCAAGACTTATTTTGCATGGCTCGAGAATATTCGCGACTGGTGTATCTCCCGGCAACTTTGGTGGGGGCATCGAATTCCCGCCTGGTATTGTGATGCCTGCGAGGTGGAGCCGATCGTCGCGCTGGAGGCACCGAAGGCTTGCCCAAGTTGTGGGGGATCGCTGCGGCAGGACGAAGATGTCCTTGATACATGGTTCTCCTCGGGACTTTGGCCCTTCTCGACGATGGGCTGGCCGGAGCAAACACCGGAGTTGGAAAAATACTACCCGACGTCCGTTCTGGTGACCGGGTTCGATATTCTTTTTTTCTGGGTCGCGCGGATGATGATGTTCGGCTTGCGATTTACGGGTGAGGTTCCGTTCAAGGACGTCTACGTGCACGGTTTGGTGCGGGACGAGTACGGCGCCAAGATGAGCAAGTCGAAGGGGAACGTCCGTGACCCTCTCGAACTTCTCGGAACCTACGGTACTGACGCACTTCGCTTCACGCTGGCGGCTCAGTCCGCGATGGGTCGGGATATCCGGCTCTCCGAGGACCGTATCGAAGGAAACCGCGCGTTTGCGAACAAGATATGGAATGCCGCACGTTTCGTTCATATGAATCTCGATGACTACGATCCGCATGCGGATGCAGGCGAAGATGATGTTGCCGGCAAGTGGATTCGGGCTCGGCTCTCGCACGCGATTGCCGAGGTGCGCGAGGCCGTCGGTTTGTATCGTTTTAATGATGTCTCCACCGCGATTTACCGTTTCTTCTGGAACGAGTACTGTGATTGGTACCTCGAACTCGCCAAGCCGGCCCTGCAGGGGGACGATCCCGCGCGCCGGGCAGCGACCCAGCGGACACTGGTGGATGTTCTCGATGCGGCCTTGCGGCTTCTCCACCCCGTGATGCCCTTCGTCACAGAGGAACTGTGGCGATCGCTGCCACGGACCGATGCTCTGCCGACCAGTATGGTATTTGCGCCGATGCCGCGTGCGGAAGACTTTCCGCGCGACGCGGCCGCCGAGGCAGCGGGCGAGCGATTGGTCGCTGTCGTTCGGGCGATCCGCAGTATCCGGTCGGAGATGAACGTCCCGCCGTCCACGCGGATTCCGCTGCTGGTAGGCGGCGACCCCGAGGCGGTCGATGCCACGCGGGCGTTGGCATCCGAGATTTCCTCGCTGGCAAGGCTGGCTTCGACCGAATGGCTCAGCGGTGCGGAGCGCCCGCGGGGCGCGGCCGTTGCGGCTGCAGGTGGGGTCGAGCTTTTTGTGCCGCTTGCGGGATTGATTGATGTCGAAGCGGAACGAGGTCGGCTGGAAAAGACCCGCGCCAAAGTCGAAAAAGATGTCGCTCGCATCGAGAAAAAGCTGGGCAATGAATCATTTATCGAGCGCGCACCAGCCGAAGTGGTCGCCAAGGAGCGCGGTAAACTCGACGATTTGCACGGAGAGTTGGGGCTGCTGCAGAGCGGTCTCGATCGCCTGTCGGAGGTCGAGGGCTAG
- a CDS encoding type III pantothenate kinase, with amino-acid sequence MLLAIDVGNTHTVLGLFEGRKLKRHWRVLTEHSRTADEYSVFVWNMMRMAGVLPAEIEGIIVANVVPPMQSVIETTCRDTFAKAPLVVGPGVKTGMPILYDNPREVGADRIVNSVAGYERVRDFCIIVDFGTATTFDVVSAKGEYLGGVIAPGLGISLDALFSKTAKLQSVDLVKPPTVVGRNTVNAIQSGVFYGYVAMVDGVVERIEQEQGRKAEVAATGGFAELIASESHKIGYVDEFLTLEGLRMIYDRNRDAGGHSRS; translated from the coding sequence ATGCTGCTCGCGATTGACGTAGGAAACACTCACACGGTTCTGGGGCTCTTTGAGGGACGCAAGTTGAAACGCCATTGGCGCGTCCTTACCGAGCATAGTCGGACGGCTGATGAGTACAGTGTCTTCGTATGGAATATGATGCGGATGGCTGGCGTTCTTCCTGCGGAGATTGAAGGGATTATCGTCGCCAACGTCGTCCCCCCCATGCAGTCGGTCATTGAGACCACTTGTCGGGATACCTTTGCCAAAGCACCTCTGGTGGTTGGCCCGGGCGTGAAAACGGGGATGCCGATTCTTTACGATAACCCTCGCGAGGTTGGTGCCGATCGTATCGTCAACTCGGTCGCGGGTTATGAACGGGTCCGGGATTTTTGCATCATTGTCGACTTCGGGACGGCCACGACATTCGATGTGGTCAGCGCCAAGGGGGAATATCTCGGTGGTGTGATCGCGCCGGGTCTGGGGATCTCGCTCGATGCCCTGTTCTCCAAGACGGCAAAACTGCAATCGGTAGACTTGGTCAAGCCGCCGACAGTGGTCGGGCGCAACACGGTCAATGCCATCCAGTCCGGAGTCTTCTACGGCTATGTTGCGATGGTGGACGGCGTGGTTGAGCGCATCGAGCAGGAGCAGGGGCGCAAGGCCGAGGTGGCTGCGACCGGTGGCTTTGCCGAACTGATCGCCTCGGAGTCTCACAAGATCGGCTATGTGGATGAATTCCTGACGCTTGAGGGATTGCGGATGATCTACGACCGTAACCGTGACGCCGGGGGGCATTCTCGTTCCTGA
- a CDS encoding P-II family nitrogen regulator has translation MKKIEAIIKPFKLEEVKEALTKEGIVGMTVSEVKGFGRQRGHSELYRGAEYVVDFLPKVKIEILLAEDKVTAAAEVITNAASTGRIGDGKIFILPVDDVVRIRTGERGETAI, from the coding sequence GTGAAAAAGATCGAAGCGATTATCAAGCCGTTCAAGCTTGAAGAGGTCAAGGAAGCCCTGACCAAAGAGGGCATCGTGGGCATGACCGTTTCCGAAGTCAAAGGCTTCGGTCGCCAGCGTGGCCACAGCGAACTCTACCGAGGCGCGGAATATGTGGTCGACTTTTTGCCCAAGGTGAAGATCGAAATCCTTCTGGCTGAGGACAAAGTGACCGCAGCAGCCGAGGTGATCACCAACGCAGCAAGCACGGGCAGAATCGGTGACGGCAAGATTTTTATTTTACCCGTCGACGACGTGGTGCGGATTCGCACCGGCGAACGCGGCGAAACCGCGATCTAA
- the nadC gene encoding carboxylating nicotinate-nucleotide diphosphorylase, translating to MAIKPQSGNPDPFTSPQVHRMIEGALAEDVGRGDITSAATLALGARGRASLVARESAVVAGLPLARAIFDQIAGGGDPVQIKVKTPDGSKVAKGAVLAQLDGPLHHILAGERLLLNLLQSLSGTATMTAAFVAAVAGTGAVILDTRKTTPGLRLLQKYAVRCGGGRNHRFGLDDGILIKDNHIVGAGSVRLAVQRARAAASHGLRVEVECDRLSQVREALRAGADILLLDNMTPKQVARCFSEIDGRALVEVSGGLNLETVRAYAEAGAGMLSVGALTHSAPAIDIGLDMKARKS from the coding sequence ATGGCAATCAAACCGCAGAGTGGGAACCCTGATCCCTTCACCTCCCCGCAAGTCCACCGCATGATCGAGGGTGCGCTGGCCGAAGACGTGGGTCGTGGCGATATCACTTCCGCGGCAACTCTCGCGTTGGGCGCGCGCGGGAGGGCGTCGCTGGTCGCGAGAGAAAGCGCTGTGGTCGCCGGTTTGCCTTTGGCGCGGGCAATCTTTGATCAAATCGCGGGCGGGGGAGATCCCGTGCAGATCAAGGTCAAGACACCCGACGGCAGCAAGGTCGCCAAGGGCGCGGTCCTGGCGCAACTCGATGGCCCCTTGCATCATATTCTGGCTGGGGAGAGGCTGCTCCTGAACTTGCTGCAATCGTTGTCGGGGACGGCCACGATGACAGCGGCGTTTGTTGCGGCGGTGGCGGGTACCGGTGCGGTAATTCTGGATACGCGCAAAACGACCCCCGGCCTTCGTCTTTTGCAGAAATACGCTGTCCGCTGCGGCGGCGGTCGTAATCATCGATTCGGTCTGGATGACGGAATCCTGATCAAGGACAATCATATTGTGGGTGCCGGCTCGGTTCGGTTGGCGGTCCAGCGTGCGCGCGCAGCAGCGTCGCACGGGTTGCGTGTCGAGGTTGAATGCGACCGTCTGTCACAGGTGCGAGAAGCCTTGCGTGCGGGCGCGGATATTCTCCTGCTCGATAATATGACCCCCAAGCAGGTCGCCCGATGTTTCAGCGAAATCGATGGTCGGGCGCTTGTCGAGGTCTCGGGGGGATTGAATCTGGAGACCGTGCGCGCCTACGCCGAAGCTGGTGCGGGGATGCTCTCGGTCGGTGCCTTGACGCATTCGGCTCCGGCGATCGATATCGGGTTGGACATGAAGGCACGGAAGTCTTGA